A genomic window from Solanum dulcamara chromosome 11, daSolDulc1.2, whole genome shotgun sequence includes:
- the LOC129872894 gene encoding 3beta-hydroxysteroid-dehydrogenase/decarboxylase-like: MGEEKWCVVTGGRGFAARHLVEMLIRYEIYHVRIADLGPTIKLDSSEEKGTLGKALQSGRALYVSMDLLNKSQVLKACEGAEVVFHMAAPDSSINNHKLHYSVNVQGTQNIIDACIELKVKRLIYTSSPSVVFDGVTGILDGDESLPYPAKHNDSYSATKAEGEALVIKSNGIKGLLTCCIRPSSIFGPGDRLLVPSLVAAARAGKSKFIIGDGNNLYDFTYVENVAHAHMCAERALASGGAAAEKAAGNAYFVTNMESIKFWEFVSCVLEGLGYDRPSIKIPASVMMPIAHLVELTYKLLAPYGMKVPQLTPSRIRLLSRSRTFSSSKASDRLGYTPIVPLQEGIRRTIESYPHLRAEHGSGKDGPKSSSSLLKRFFLMVGFSLLILSILGIISPWSFFVVGILAAFVVFLIYDKSKKN; encoded by the exons ATGGGTGAAGAGAAATGGTGTGTGGTGACCGGCGGAAGAGGCTTTGCTGCTCGCCATTTGGTGGAAATGCTCATACGCTATGAAATTTATCATGTACGCATTGCTGATTTGGGGCCAACCATTAAACTTGACTCTTCTGAGGAAAAGGGTACTCTTGGAAAAGCCCTCCAATCAGGCCGTGCTCTCTATGTATCCATGGATCTTCTTAACAAGTCCCAAGTGCTCAAAG CTTGTGAAGGAGCTGAGGTTGTCTTCCACATGGCTGCTCCAGATTCATCGATCAACAACCACAAGCTCCACTATTCAGTTAATGTGCAAG GAACCCAGAATATAATTGATGCTTGCATTGAGCTGAAAGTGAAAAGACTTATTTACACCAGCTCTCCCAGTGTGGTGTTTGATGGAGTTACCGGAATTCTAGATGGGGATGAATCACTGCCATATCCTGCTAAG CATAATGATTCCTACTCTGCAACTAAAGCTGAAGGAGAGGCACTTGTTATCAAGTCAAATGGTATCAAAGGGCTGCTGACATGCTGCATTAGACCTAGCAGTATTTTTGGCCCTGGTGATAGGTTGCTCGTTCCTTCACTAGTCGCAGCTGCAAGGGCTGGAAAATCTAAG TTCATTATCGGTGATGGAAATAACCTGTATGATTTCACTTACGTGGAGAATGTGGCACATGCGCACATGTGTGCGGAACGAGCTCTAGCATCAGGAGGAGCAGCTGCAGAGAAAGCTGCTGGAAAC GCTTATTTCGTCACGAACATGGAGTCCATTAAGTTTTGGGAGTTCGTATCATGTGTTCTTGAAGGTCTTGGCTATGACAG GCCAAGCATTAAGATTCCTGCATCTGTTATGATGCCAATTGCACATTTGGTGGAactgacttataagctgttagCTCCTTATGGAATGAAGGTCCCACAGTTGACTCCTTCGAGAATCAGACTTCTATCTCGCAGCAGAACATTTAGTAGTTCAAAAGCAAGTGATCGACTAGGATACACACCTATTGTCCCACTTCAG GAGGGCATAAGGAGGACCATTGAATCCTATCCACATCTGAGAGCTGAACATGGGTCGGGAAAGGATGGTCCTAAATCGTCTTCTTCTCTTTTGAAACGGTTCTTCCTCATG GTGGGTTTCTCTCTGTTAATTCTAAGCATCCTTGGGATCATTTCACCATGGAGTTTCTTCGTCGTAG GAATCCTAGCTGCCTTTGTTGTGTTCTTGATATATGACAAAAGCAAGAAGAATTAG
- the LOC129874655 gene encoding acyltransferase Pun1-like yields MAFSLLSSPSLVSICDKSYIKPSSLTPPTHRFHKLSFIEQSFSSMYIPLALFYPKVQQREHSNNSHEHSHIANLLQTSLSKTLVSYYPYAGVLRDNSTVDCNDMGAEFSSVRIKCHMSEILDHPDASHAESIVFPKDLPWANNYEGGNLLVAQVSKFDCGGIAISVCLSHKIGDGCSVSSFLNDWASLTRNHTMTTVINPSPRFVGDSIFSTKTYGPLIYPQFVSNLSECIQKRLIFPTAKLDALRAKVAAESGVENPTRAEVVSALLFKCATKAASSTTTSMCPSKLINFLNVRTMMKPRLPRSAIGNVLSLFSTSAINTNNEEEMILPRLVHNLRKGVEVASKKEQVQQNEFILQVIDSMKKGKMLFENKDENCTMYACSNLCKYPYYSVDFGWGKPERVSLANGPLKNFFFLMDYQTGLGLEARVMLHKQHMSAFECDEELLHFIS; encoded by the exons ATGGCCTTTTCATTACTATCATCACCATCACTTGTTTCTATTTGTGACAAATCTTATATCAAACCTTCCTCTCTCACCCCTCCTACACATAGATTTCACAAGCTATCTTTCATCGAACAATCTTTCAGTAGTATGTATATTCCTTTGGCACTTTTTTACCCTAAAGTACAACAAAGAGAGCACTCAAACAATTCTCATGAACATTCCCACATAGCTAACTTGCTACAAACATCTCTATCAAAAACTCTTGTCTCCTACTATCCTTACGCTGGAGTGTTGAGAGACAATTCTACTGTTGATTGTAACGATATGGGAGCAGAGTTTTCGAGTGTTCGAATAAAGTGTCACATGTCTGAAATCCTTGATCATCCTGATGCATCTCATGCAGAGAGTATAGTTTTTCCCAAGGATTTACCTTGGGCGAATAACTATGAAGGTGGTAATTTACTTGTGGCGCAAGTAAGTAAGTTTGATTGTGGAGGAATAGCCATCAGTGTATGCTTATCACACAAGATTGGTGATGGTTGCTCTGTGAGTAGTTTCCTTAATGATTGGGCTAGTCTCACTCGTAATCACACGATGACAACAGTTATTAATCCTTCTCCTAGATTTGTAGGAGATTCTATCTTCTCTACAAAAACTTATGGTCCTCTTATTTATCCCCAATTTGTGTCCAATCTTAGTGAATGCATACAGAAAAGATTAATTTTCCCTACCGCCAAGCTAGATGCCCTTCGAGCTAAG GTGGCAGCCGAATCGGGAGTAGAAAATCCAACACGGGCTGAAGTTGTTAGCGCGCTTCTTTTCAAATGTGCAACAAAGGCAGCATCAAGTACAACTACTTCAATGTGCCCATCAAAGTTGATTAACTTCCTCAACGTGCGGACTATGATGAAACCTCGTCTACCTCGTAGTGCTATTGGAAATGTATTGTCCTTATTTTCCACGTCAGCAATTAACACAAATAACGAGGAAGAGATGATATTGCCAAGATTGGTACATAATCTAAGGAAAGGAGTTGAAGTTGCATCAAAGAAAGAGCAAGTCCAACAAAATGAATTCATCTTACAAGTAATAGACTCAatgaaaaaagggaaaatgTTATTTGAAAATAAGGATGAAAATTGTACAATGTATGCTTGCAGTAATCTTTGCAAATATCCATACTACAGTGTGGATTTTGGATGGGGAAAACCTGAAAGAGTGTCTCTAGCAAATGGTCCCTTGAAGAATTTCTTCTTCTTGATGGATTATCAAACTGGACTAGGCCTGGAAGCGCGGGTAATGTTGCACAAACAACACATGTCTGCATTTGAATGCGATGAGGAACTCCTTCACTTTATTTCCTAA